The Candidatus Eisenbacteria bacterium nucleotide sequence CGGCGGAGTACCGATCAACACTCTTCTTTCAGGTCTAAACTCGCCCAAGCTGGTTTCAGACGGTGCGCAGGGTGGGTACGTTGCGTGGCACGATGATCGTGCATCGACTTGGGATGTGTATTTGCAGCGAATTAGTTCTAGCGGTGGCATCATGGCTGGGTGGCCAGCAGGCGGCGCAGCTGTAGCGACAGGCGTTGGCCATCAATATGCATCTTCGATTGTCTCCGATGGGCCAAACGGCGCCATCATCGGCTGCGTAAAGGACAGCTTTGGCCTCTTCTCGCCAACCGTACACAAGATTGACGGAGCGGGGTTCCCGACCTGGACGTCCAACGGAATCAGAGTCGATTCCAATGGCAGCGGCCCCATGGTTGCAAATGACGGCAGTGGTGGAGCAATTGCACTATGGAATACGACATCGGGTCTCCGAGCGCAGCGCATTAACGGGGCAGGAACACCTCAGTGGGGATGGCCAGGCATAATCGTAGCCTCACCAGTCACGGAAATGATGATCACCGCGGACGGTTCGGGGGGCGCAATCTTATGCTGGATCCTGGCAGGAAAAGCATACGTCCAACGCGTGAACTCCTCAGGTGTCTTTCAGTGGGGTCCGAACGGTGTTGCTCTGTGCCCCTCCGGTGGCACTCAAGGAGGCTTACGAATTGTTAGCGATAATTTCGGCGGAGCAGTAGTCGCGTGGTATGACAACCGAGCTGTCGGGCCAGGGCTCTACATGCAAGCCGTGAGCTTCAGCGGTGCGATCAAATGGAACGCCGCAGGGGTTTTCGCGGGCGGGGGTCAGTATACTGGTTGGCAGATGACAGGAGATTCATTTGGGGGCGGAATTCTTATCTGGGAAGGCATCGGCGCTATAGACTCAGACATCTACGTACAACGCGTGAGCCGGGATGGGATCTCACTTTGGGGCGCCAATGGAAAGCTCATCTGCAATTCACTCAGAGACAATAGGTGGCCCAACCTTGTCGCCGACGGTACGGGTGGCGCGGTGGCAGTGTGGCAGGACGAACGTGAGGGCATTGACATTGTTTATGTGCATGCAATGCGCGTTCCAGCCGGCGGCGGGCAGTTTGTGACCGGTGTCGACGCCAACAAGTCTCCACAGCCACGTGGGAGCCTCTACCAAAACAAACCAAACCCGTTCAATCCCACGACCGCAATCACCTATGAGCTGCAGAGTGAAGGAACAACGACGATGATCATCTACGATGTCTCCGGTCGAGTCGTGAGAACACTCCGGGCAGGGTGGACTCCATCAGGCCGACATCAGGTGACGTGGGATGGGACTGACGATAACGGACGACCACAGCCGTCAGGGGTCTTCTACTATCGGCTGGTAGGCCCTGGGATCGATGAGGCCAGGAAGATGGTCCTCCTGAGATAGCCAGCCCGTGCTAATGAGAGGGCCGACTCCTCAACGAGGCGGCCCTCTCACTTGGCTTGGCGAAGCCACACGCAACGTGCAGTCAACATCCCATCTCTGGTCCGAGCAGTCACGTAGTACACGCCTGATGGAACAGGCGCCGAGGTGCTCTGCCCATCCCACTCCCACTCCAAGGCACCTGAATCTCCGGTATGGAGGTGCCACGTCTGGATCAGCCTTCCGGATACGTCGTACATTCGCACCTCGACTCTCGCACTCGGAGCGGTTCGTAACGAAAGGCGAATCTTGCCGGCAGCTGGATTTGGTCTGACGGAGATCCCCCGGACTGATGCTCCGTCGCTTGGTACGTGGAATGCGCCTCCCGACACCGACACGGGCAGCGTGTCCGGCGCGACTCCCGTGAACCCGCTCGAGTTCTTCGCGAGGAACTCCATCCGGTGCATCCCGACGGGGGGCGCCGTGAGCGAGATCGCGAAGCGCTCGCTCCCCTCGTCCATCGCGCCGTCCTCGGCGCCGACCGAGATCCACGGACCTCCGTCCATCCGGTACCACACGG carries:
- a CDS encoding FlgD immunoglobulin-like domain containing protein; this translates as MSFSGAIKWNAAGVFAGGGQYTGWQMTGDSFGGGILIWEGIGAIDSDIYVQRVSRDGISLWGANGKLICNSLRDNRWPNLVADGTGGAVAVWQDEREGIDIVYVHAMRVPAGGGQFVTGVDANKSPQPRGSLYQNKPNPFNPTTAITYELQSEGTTTMIIYDVSGRVVRTLRAGWTPSGRHQVTWDGTDDNGRPQPSGVFYYRLVGPGIDEARKMVLLR